Within the Paracholeplasma manati genome, the region TGTTTTTGGAGGATAAAATGAATATTCACATCTATAAAAATAAAAAAGAACTCGATCAAGCGGTCGCGGATATACTCATTGAGCATGTACGACAAAACCCAACGATTACTTTGGGACTCGCTACCGGTTCAACCCCAATTGGGGTATATGATTTACTCATCAAAGACCATCAAATGAACCAAACCGATTATTCGAGAGTCACTACCGTCAATTTAGATGAATATGTTAAGATTGGTAAAAACCATCCAGAATCCTACTTCTCGTTTATGAAGAAAAATCTATTTGATCATATCAACATTCAAATGGATCAAGTACATTTACCTGACGGTGAAACCGATGATTTAGACCAAGCTTGTGAGGCTTACAATCTTGTTTTAAGTCAGCACATCCCAGATATTCAAATCCTTGGGATAGGTGGAAATGGACACATCGGCTTTAATGAACCAGGTACACCGTTTGACATGAAAACGCATATTGTAAAATTGGCTGAGAAGACCAGAAAAGACAATGCACGTTTTTTTGAGAGCTTAGATGACGTCCCAAAAGAAGCCATCACGATGGGCATTCAAAACATCATGGATGCGAGGAAAATCATCTTAATGGCGAGTGGCGCGAATAAAGCGGAAGCCGTTAAACAAATGTTGTCAGGCCCAATTACCGAACAACTACCGGCTTCGGTATTACAAAACCACCCGAATGTTGAAGTATATATCGACAAAGAAGCGGCGAAGCTTATTATTTAAATAATAAAGATGCGAAAATCTCGCATCTCTTTTTTTTATATTGTAATCCAAAAACGTTTGATGACCGTTCCATCTAGTTCAACGTTTGGTGTATCTTCGACACCGCCACAAGCCAAAATGGCTTTCATCGAGGCGATATTGTCGGCGTTACAGGTGACAAGGGCTCGTTCAACCCCTTTTTGTTTTAAAATATCTAGTGCCATAGTTAACTGTAGTTTCGCATACCCCTTGTTTCGATAATTGGGTCTGATGGAATAACCTATGTGGCCACCAAACTTCAATAAATACGCATTGAGTTCATGTCTGATATTGACCATCCCAACCACTTGTTGGTTGTCTTCATCCCACAAAAAGTATTGTGAACCTTCGACATATTTGGAGTCTTTGGGAATCAACGCTTTGACTGCGTAGGATTCGATGTGTTTTAGCCAATCTTCATAACGTTCATAATCCTCAATGGATCCACAACCATGACAAGAGTCGTTATTTTGAATCATGTCTTGGATATACGCTTTTAAAACGGCTTCATGTTCTAAAGTTGGTTTAATCAGTTTCATATAGATACCTCTTACTTATAGGCAATTATACGTCAATTTAGAAAAAAAAGATACGCATTTTTGCGTATCTGTGTTGTAAAAGTGGCAGGGACAACAGGATTCGAACCCGTACTAACGGTTTTGGAGACCGCTGTGCTACCGTTGACACCATATCCCTATTAAGTTGAACGTGCATTACTAATATAACACACGTTCAATTATTCTTCAACTGTTATTTTTCGGATGCATTATTTTCCTGTTCATCGACCGCTTGAATCTCTTCAATCGCTTTGATATTTAGATTCTCACGAACAACAGGTTCTTTAGAATTGATCACACTGTGTGTAGTATAACGACGTTTTCTAAAGAAGAGTAGATACGTTAATAACCCAACAATAACGATGAAAATCGTGATGTTTCTCCAAAGGATGAATTGGAATTCTTTAAAGAAGTCGTGGACTGTCCCTTTGGTGTATCCTAAGGCCAACATTTGTGCTTCGGTATTGTTTTCAGCTAGTGCTAAAATATCCATATCGGTTGCGGCTAATAATAAGGTATCTGGATAATCATACAGGATGGTTTCAACCGTTTCAGTTTCATCATTGGTGGTTACTTCTTCGGTTTTGATCAGTTGTAAATCTATAATATCGATATAGTTTTCTTGTTCAGCCAATAACTTTTTAAGATTTAAAGAAGATGCATGCCAATACTTAGATTGTGTATCTTGAAATAAGACATCGACTGTTTCATCACCAGTCAATGTTAATCGAATAAAATAGTTTTCGGGTAATTCAAGCCCTGCTTTGTTTTCAATTTGAATACGAATGTGGTTTTCAGTGGTGTTTGAACCTACGAAAGCCCACAATCTAAAATCATAATCACCATCGATGTCTTCATCGATTAGATAGTTGTTGTCGTAATACCCGTAGATGCTTTTAAAGAAAGTATCTGATTCGGCTTCAATCGCTTGGTTACCATATTTTAATAAATAGCTCGCGGTCATGTCAACGTAAGAAAATAAAAATACGTTCAATCCTGCAACCATGACCAACAGGCCAAAAATAAATCGTCCTAAAAATTTCATTGTGTCACCTCTTGTGCACTTTCCATCATATCAAATAATCTTTAGATTAACCAATGTTTTTTGTGCTGTG harbors:
- the nagB gene encoding glucosamine-6-phosphate deaminase, encoding MNIHIYKNKKELDQAVADILIEHVRQNPTITLGLATGSTPIGVYDLLIKDHQMNQTDYSRVTTVNLDEYVKIGKNHPESYFSFMKKNLFDHINIQMDQVHLPDGETDDLDQACEAYNLVLSQHIPDIQILGIGGNGHIGFNEPGTPFDMKTHIVKLAEKTRKDNARFFESLDDVPKEAITMGIQNIMDARKIILMASGANKAEAVKQMLSGPITEQLPASVLQNHPNVEVYIDKEAAKLII
- a CDS encoding GNAT family N-acetyltransferase, translated to MKLIKPTLEHEAVLKAYIQDMIQNNDSCHGCGSIEDYERYEDWLKHIESYAVKALIPKDSKYVEGSQYFLWDEDNQQVVGMVNIRHELNAYLLKFGGHIGYSIRPNYRNKGYAKLQLTMALDILKQKGVERALVTCNADNIASMKAILACGGVEDTPNVELDGTVIKRFWITI